A stretch of Pempheris klunzingeri isolate RE-2024b chromosome 19, fPemKlu1.hap1, whole genome shotgun sequence DNA encodes these proteins:
- the crkl gene encoding crk-like protein, with protein sequence MSTARFDSADRSAWYFGPVSRQDAQNRLQGQRHGMFLVRDSSTCPGDYVLSVSENSKVSHYIINSLPSKRFKIGDQEFEHLPALLEFYKIHYLDTTTLIEPAPRYPSTVSCPIQPVGGPEENQEYVRTLYDFTGSDAEDLPFKKGEILIILEKPEEQWWSAKSKEGRVGMIPVPYVEKLVRPSPHPGQPSHGSRNSNSYGIPEPSHTLVHAYAQPQTPSPLPPGTPGAIITPLPSMQNGPVMAKAIQKRVPCAYDKTALALEVGDIVKVTRMNISGQWEGEVNGRRGLFPFTHVKIIDPQNPDESD encoded by the exons ATGTCGACAGCTCGGTTTGACTCAGCCGATCGGTCCGCCTGGTACTTTGGCCCGGTGTCCCGGCAGGATGCTCAGAACCGGCTACAGGGACAGAGACACGGCATGTTTCTTGTTCGAGACTCGTCCACCTGCCCGGGCGACTAcgtgctgtctgtgtctgaaaaCTCCAAAGTGTCCCACTATATCATCAACTCTTTGCCCAGCAAGAGGTTTAAGATCGGCGACCAAGAGTTCGAGCACCTCCCCGCCCTCCTGGAGTTCTACAAAATCCACTACCTGGACACGACCACGCTGATCGAGCCAGCCCCCAG GTACCCAAGCACAGTGAGTTGTCCCATCCAGCCCGTGGGTGGCCCGGAGGAGAACCAGGAGTATGTGCGGACTCTGTACGACTTTACTGGCAGCGATGCAGAGGACCTTCCCTTCAAGAAGGGGGAGATCCTTATCATCCTGGAGAAGCCAGAGGAGCAGTGGTGGAGCGCCAAGAGCAAAGAGGGGCGTGTCGGGATGATTCCTGTGCCCTATGTGGAGAAACTGGTACGACCCTCGCCTCACCCTGGCCAGCCTTCGCATGGATCTCGCAACTCCAACAGCTATGGGATCCCCGAGCCCTCCCACACCCTCGTCCACGCCTACGCCCAGCCCCAGACACCTTCGCCACTGCCCCCTGGCACACCCGGAGCCATTATCACCCCTCTACCGTCCATGCAGAACGGCCCCGTCATGGCAAAAGCCATCCAGAAACGAGTGCCATGCGCTTACGACAAAACGGCTCTTGCTCTAGAG gtcGGTGACATCGTCAAGGTTACACGGATGAACATCAGCGGTCAGTGGGAGGGAGAGGTGAACGGGCGGAGGGGTCTCTTCCCATTCACCCACGTCAAAATCATAGACCCCCAGAATCCGGATGAGAGTGACTGA
- the LOC139219292 gene encoding T-box-containing protein TBX6L-like, with protein MQHISDSKSNRSMPCSPPAAESYQQGCIRMTLENSDLWKSFHSIGTEMIITKHGRRMFPHCSISLSGLQPFANYVIMVDMVPVDSFKYKWKKEQWEVAGKAEPQPPCRTYMHPDSPAPGSHWMKQSLSFLKMKLTNNTLDQHGHIILHSMHRYYPRFHVTQTDSPYTVRWGPFQTFSFPETTFTAVTAYQNPKITKLKIDHNPFAKGFREGGTHSHSKRCRSNGSPPAKRATLDRKALYNSPPGLQRMPSTSQSVQAEKNQASTQSLKGGDLSAWALKQDPSESPHTEPLELHEYDYSCEEQMVPASAAYQPYRSVEYTRFPLPSSDGEASHTPIHPPPHPLATAEHSAPQHGYYHHPHHYSHAADWSQYPLFSYSCW; from the exons ATGCAGCACATCTCTG ACTCCAAATCAAATCGAAGCATGCCCTGCTCCCCTCCAGCAGCTGAGTCATACCAGCAGGGCTGCATCAGGATGACCCTGGAGAACTCTGATCTCTGGAAGTCCTTTCACAGCATCGGAACAGAGATGATTATAACAAAGCATGGAAG gagAATGTTTCCACACTGCAGCATCAGTCTATCTGGGCTCCAACCTTTTGCTAATTATGTCATCATGGTGGATATGGTTCCTGTAGACAGCTTCAAATACAAG tggaaaaaggaGCAGTGGGAGGTTGCAGGGAAGGCAGAGCCCCAGCCCCCGTGTCGGACATACATGCACCCGGACTCCCCTGCCCCAGGAAGTCACTGGATGAAGCAGTCGTTGTCTTTTCTCAAGATGAAGCTCACCAACAACACTTTGGACCAGCACGGCCAC ATCATCCTGCACTCGATGCATCGCTACTATCCCAGGTTTCacgtcacacagacagacagtccttACACCGTCCGCTGGGGCCCATTTCAGACCTTCTCCTTCCCAGAGACGACCTTCACTGCAGTAACTGCTTACCAAAACCCAAAG ATCACCAAGTTGAAGATCGACCACAACCCATTCGCTAAGGGATTCAGGGAGGGGGGCACCCACTCTCACAGCAAAAG GTGTCGCTCAAATGGAAGCCCTCCTGCAAAAAGAGCCACACTGGACAGGAAAGCTCTTTACAACAGTCCTCCAG GCCTGCAGAGGATGCCCTCCACCTCTCAGTCGGTGCAGGCAGAGAAGAACCAGGCGTCCACACAGTCATTGAAGGGGGGTGACCTCTCAGCGTGGGCATTGAAGCAGGATCCATCTGAGAGTCCACACACTGAGCCCCTGGAGCTGCACGAGTACGACTACAGCTGCGAGGAGCAGATGGTGCCTGCGTCGGCAGCATACCAGCCCTACAG ATCAGTGGAGTACACCAGATTCCCACTGCCTTCCAGCGACGGAGAAGCTTCACACACCCCCATCCACCCACCACCTCATCCGCTGGCCACAGCTGAGCACAGCGCCCCACAGCACGGCTACTACCACCACCCTCACCACTACAGCCATGCAGCCGACTGGAGCCAGTACCCGCTCTTCTCCTACTCCTGCTGGTGA